Part of the Helicobacter bilis genome is shown below.
CGCAAAAGAGCAACTACAAATGCTAAAAAAGGGAGCAATTCTACTTAATCTTGGTCGTGGTGGCATTGTCAATGAAAAGGATCTCGCACAAGCCCTGCAAATACAAGACTTTCTATTTGGCACAGATGTGTTAGAAAAAGAGCCAATGATAGTTAATCACCCCTTGCTTGATTCTAAAATCGCACATAAAGTTATCATCACGCCGCATATCGCATGGGCGTATAAGGACACAAAAGATAGATTACTACAGATGGTGGCAGAAAATATTAAGCAGTTTTTGAATGCGAATGGGTAGTATTTGTCTGGTTTAACTTTGAATAGAATCTAAATGTAATTATTTTACACGCTTTGCAACTAGAGATACTAATATGTAGGGTTTTATCTTATATTGAATTAAATATAAAACACATAAGATAATTTTCTAAAAATATTTAATCTTGATGATATATCCATAATATTTTAAAGTTTCAACATATTCAATAACTTAACTTCTAAGCCTTTAACCTTTGGTTTTATTTTTTTATGGAATCTGTTTTATGTTTTTCAATTTATGCTTATTTCATGAAAGCTAGAATCTTTGTAATACAAAGCTAAAATGTCTTATATTTCCATAAGATCAAAGAAACTATAAATAAATTCTATAAACTATCTCCCCATCTATATCTCATCTAACTTGCGGTAATAAACAATACTAACAACCAATAATATTCCAAGTGGCACAAGCATACTGAATTCTGGTATAAAAACGGCATTAGCGTTTAATTTACCAAGTGAGAAAAACACACCCCATACCATCAAAGATAGCACGCTAAGGCTCACTCCAAGCATGGCAAGATTCCCATATCGTGCAAGTGGCGGGGCATAATATGCAATGATAACACAAAGCATACTGATAAAAAATGGCGTAACAGCAAGGGTATAAAGCACACCTCTTGTGCGTGCCGTATCTGCTCCTTCTTGCATGAGAATCTGTAATGAATAAAATGCGTCAGTAATGGATATGGCAGGTTTGTTTTTGTAAAATGTATCAAGCACTTTTGGTTTAAAGCCCTTTAGTGTAGTTGTGGAATCATGCCCTGTGGTTATCATGCCCTTATCGCCTAAGTCATAGCTAGTGGGCAATATTGAAACCTGCGGGTTTAAAAGCTCCCATTCATCATTATGAAAATAGCCCTCTTTTGCACGAGTTATGCTTACAAGCTTCCTAGAATCTTTGTATTCTGTGTGATAGATTTGTATATTTTCAGCCTTTTGTAAGAGCGGATATACTTTCTCAAAAAACACATAATCAGTATTGTAACGGATAAATAAATCTTTAGAAACATCGGCATTATTGCTACTACTCACGATATTATCTGCCCTTTCTTGCGCATATACAAAATCAGTCGCATTTAAGCCGATATAACCACACACAACAAGATTAATAATAAGAAAAGGGGGATAAAAAATCCTCCTGCGTGAGTATCCAAGTGATAGCAAAGCTACATACTGATTGCTTTTAATAAGGCTAATGTAGAATACAATAAGTCCAAGCAAAAGGGCTAGGGGCAAAACATAATTAAACGCATACATCGCATCAAATGCAAGAAACCATATCGCATTATTAGCAGATTGGGCTAGGGCATCAAAATATTGCAGACTATCCACACAGATAAAGAAAAACTCTAGTCCGCATAAAATCACAAGCGTGGGCTTTAGATACCTTAGAGCAACAAACCAAAAAAACATATATTTCCTTGCTATTTTATTGAGATTCTATATAGATTATTTGTAAGCAAATATTGTAGCTTGTAATTTATAGTTTTTGGTATTTTGCCGTATGTTAAATGCTTTTAAGAGTTGTGTTTAAATAAGATTCTAAAAAGGTCAATATAAATATATTACCATGTGCCTTTGCATGTAAGATATGGTTTTGTTTAGGGTGGATTGTATAAAATTTTATAAATGGGTATATCTTAAAAAATTGTCGTGATGGATTTTAGATTAAATGTTGTGAAGTCCATTTTATCATTTAGGCAGGTTGGGGTGCGACATAAATCATGTTAAGTTATTAAAAATACACAAAAATGTATGTTTTATGGTAGAATCTAGCCCTTTATTTTTTAGCAAAAACACAAAAAAAGGTAAATTATGGGACTTTCAATTGGTATTGTTGGGCTTCCAAATGTTGGTAAATCAACAACTTTTAATGCACTCACAAAGGCACAAAACGCAGAGGCGGCAAACTATCCATTCTGCACGATTGAGCCAAATAAGGCAGTTGTGCCTGTGCCAGATTCTAGGCTAGATGAGTTAGCAAAGATAGTAAATCCCCAAAAGATTCAGCATTCAGTCGTGGAGTTTGTGGATATTGCAGGGCTTGTGCGAGGGGCGAGTAAGGGTGAGGGGCTAGGCAATCAGTTTTTAGCAAACATTAAAGAAGCGGATATGATTTTGCATATTGTGCGATGCTTTGAAGATTCTAACATCACACACGTGGAAGGGCGGATTGACCCTATTAGCGATATTGAGATTATTGAGCTAGAGCTGCTTTTTGCCGATATGGCAAGTCTTAACAAACGCATTGAAAAGCTACAAAAAGAGAGCAAGGCACAAAAGGGGGCAAACGCACAACTCTCTATTGCACAAGAGCTTTTAGCCCATTTAGAATCTAATAAGCCGGTCAAAACCTTTGCTAAAAAAGAGAGTGAAGAGTTTATAACGCTTAATCGTGAGCTACGATTTCTCACAAATAAAGAAGTGATGTATGGGGCAAATGTGAGTGAAGATGGGCTAGAATCTGATAATCTTTATGTAAAAAAAGTGCGTGAATATGCCGAGAAAAATGGGGGTATTGCTATCAAGCTTTGTGCGAAGATTGAAGAAGAAATGGTAGGAATGGAGGATAGTGAAAGGGCGGAGTTTTTGGCAAGTCTGGGGGCAAGTGAGAGTGGGCTAGAGCAGATTATTAGAGAGGGGTTTTCACGGCTTGGGCTTATTAGCTACTTTACTGCGGGGGTAAAAGAAGTTCGGGCTTGGACGATAAGGCGTGGGGATTTAGCACCAAAGGCGGCTAGTGTGATACATAAGGATTTTGAAAAGGGCTTTATCCGTGCGGAATGTATAAGTTATGAAGATTTTATCAAGTATGGCGGAGAAGCAAAGGCAAAAGAAGCGGGGGCTATGCGGATTGAAGGCAAGGAATATATCGTGCAAGATGGCGATATTATGCACTTTAGGTTTAATGTGTAGATAATAACAGATATTTTAGAAAGGGTGAGAAATAGAAATGAATAAAATTATTGAAATAACTCATCAAGTTAGTTCCCCCCCCCCCCCACAATCATCACTGCTTTTTACAAGCTTGATTTAGCCACACAAAGCACAAAGTCTTATAAAGCAAAACGCACAACACAAATCTACCTTGAATATTTTAGCTTTTTATCAAAACTGCAAAACAACTTCATCATTTACACAAATGAAGATATAGATTTAGAAATTTATGCGATGCGTTCTTTATGTGGATTAGAATCTAAAACAATAATCATTCATAAAGACTTAGAATCTTTTGACACAAATGCCCTAGATTCTATCCGCAAAGTTTTTAAAGATTATAATCAAGCCGCAGATAGATTTGACCCTGAGCACCCACCCCACACAAGTCCGGAATATAACTATCTTATGTATTGCAAGTCCTTTTTTGTGTGCGATGCACTACATAATCCACTCACAAAGCCCTATTTAAACGAGCAGATTCTATGGCTTGATTTTGGTTATAACTTTAATGGGGCTATGTTTGTAGATTCTAATGAGTTTGATTTTATTCTCATTCCACAAGCCCCACTCATAGATTCTAAACTCAATCTATTCTGTTTGGGGCGTAAAGATGATAGGGCATTGCCGCATATTTTGCTAAAAGGAAGTAGCAATTTTCTTATTGGTGGCTGTTTATATGGCTCAAAAGAGGCGTGGAAAAGCTTTAATGAATGTATGCAAAAGGCACTGCAAGCCTTTGTGTCTTTTAATATTATGGACGATGACCAAAAGCTTTATATTTGGTGTGTGCGAAATTTCCCCGATATTTTTAACATTCTTTATATTGATGATTGGTTTAACGCACTCTTTTATTTTATGGAAGAATCTAAGCGAAAAAGCATTTCAACTACAAAAGATTCTATATTGAGAGATAGTCTTTTTACCTTTGAGCAATATCAAAATCAATGTCAAAATATAGAAAATACAGAATCTAGTCAAAAAATAGCAAAAAAGCGGAATATTGGAAGAAAAATCATAGATAAGATTAAAAATAAAATAAAGAAAATATCAAGCAATAAGTAGTAGTAAAATGATTGAAATCCATGCTTGTAGTTTCTCTACATTTTAAACAATGGCAAACAGCCCTTGAGAAAATCTTATGGAATCTAAACCCATCAAAACAAGATTTAATAAAACTTTATGCAATACTTAACGCCTTGTCCATGAGTTATTTTCGCCATAGAAATGCAAAATAACAATTGTTTTATTCACAATAAAGGCTTCTAGAGAGTTTGTGCTATGAAGCGATTCATCTTGCTTTTGCACGATTTCTACAGAATCTAGCATGGCTTTTGGTGATGAGGCATCATTATTTAGTCTCTTTGCATAGGAAAGTGAGCTAAAGGCATATAGCCCGATTTCATCAACGCCATTTTGCTCGCTAAAGTCTTTCTTTTTTGCTAAGATTGCACGCATAAGGGAATCTTTTAGCTCTCTATCCATATTGCGTGCAAAGATATTAGAATCTAAAAGCTTATAAAATGCACGATCAATTGAGCTATTATGAAAAATATAAACTTTCACACCGGTTTGACTACGCGATCCGCCAACTCTGCCTACATTCATATCTGCACTTTTACTCGCAATAGCTTCTTGCATATAGAAATCACAACCATCACAAGCATACTGCAAAGCACCAAGCTCAAAACCACTCAATCGCTCATCAATAGCTTGTTGCTGAAGATCACTAGCGTTTGCCGTGCTTGGCTCCGCGGTGCAACTAGGAAAAACAATGCAAACAAGAAACGATATAAAAGATAATAAACAAAACCTATAAACACCCATTGCAATCCCTTTATTTTCAAGTAATTATAACATGTTTAATAAGCATTTATGATACCTTATTAACTACACACAAGATTCTATATCAATCTAAAGTTATATTTTTACATTTAGAATTAAAATGCTGTATGTTTTTTGCTACAATACTAGTTTTTGTTTATTTTCACTTATTTATTCTAAGTTAGGTTTATTCTTTTAGTCAAGATTGTTGTAAAAGATTCTATGTTTAGAATCTAAAATTTATAAAATAAAATGAGATATAAGGCGTTTTAATGTTTATAAAGATTCTACCATTTTTGAGTATTTTGATATTTCGTTTTATTGGGCTTTTTATCGTATTGCCTGTTATTTCCTTGCTGATTGCTACAATGCCTCATGCAAATATTGTGAATGTTGGCATGGCGATTGGTGCGCCCTATCTTTTACAGATGATTTGTCAGCCCTTTTTTGGTCGCTGGAGTGATATTTATGGTCGCAAACCTATCCTTATATTAGGGCTTGTTATATTTCTTATTGGCACGATTATTTGCATGTTTGAAAGCTCGATTTATTATCTCATACTTGGGCGATGTGTGCAGGGTATGGGGGCTATTGGCGGGATACTCACGGCTTTAGTTGCAGATTCTGTAAAAGAAGA
Proteins encoded:
- the ychF gene encoding redox-regulated ATPase YchF, giving the protein MGLSIGIVGLPNVGKSTTFNALTKAQNAEAANYPFCTIEPNKAVVPVPDSRLDELAKIVNPQKIQHSVVEFVDIAGLVRGASKGEGLGNQFLANIKEADMILHIVRCFEDSNITHVEGRIDPISDIEIIELELLFADMASLNKRIEKLQKESKAQKGANAQLSIAQELLAHLESNKPVKTFAKKESEEFITLNRELRFLTNKEVMYGANVSEDGLESDNLYVKKVREYAEKNGGIAIKLCAKIEEEMVGMEDSERAEFLASLGASESGLEQIIREGFSRLGLISYFTAGVKEVRAWTIRRGDLAPKAASVIHKDFEKGFIRAECISYEDFIKYGGEAKAKEAGAMRIEGKEYIVQDGDIMHFRFNV
- a CDS encoding LptF/LptG family permease, with amino-acid sequence MFFWFVALRYLKPTLVILCGLEFFFICVDSLQYFDALAQSANNAIWFLAFDAMYAFNYVLPLALLLGLIVFYISLIKSNQYVALLSLGYSRRRIFYPPFLIINLVVCGYIGLNATDFVYAQERADNIVSSSNNADVSKDLFIRYNTDYVFFEKVYPLLQKAENIQIYHTEYKDSRKLVSITRAKEGYFHNDEWELLNPQVSILPTSYDLGDKGMITTGHDSTTTLKGFKPKVLDTFYKNKPAISITDAFYSLQILMQEGADTARTRGVLYTLAVTPFFISMLCVIIAYYAPPLARYGNLAMLGVSLSVLSLMVWGVFFSLGKLNANAVFIPEFSMLVPLGILLVVSIVYYRKLDEI
- a CDS encoding WlaTC/HtrL family glycosyltransferase, which translates into the protein MTAFYKLDLATQSTKSYKAKRTTQIYLEYFSFLSKLQNNFIIYTNEDIDLEIYAMRSLCGLESKTIIIHKDLESFDTNALDSIRKVFKDYNQAADRFDPEHPPHTSPEYNYLMYCKSFFVCDALHNPLTKPYLNEQILWLDFGYNFNGAMFVDSNEFDFILIPQAPLIDSKLNLFCLGRKDDRALPHILLKGSSNFLIGGCLYGSKEAWKSFNECMQKALQAFVSFNIMDDDQKLYIWCVRNFPDIFNILYIDDWFNALFYFMEESKRKSISTTKDSILRDSLFTFEQYQNQCQNIENTESSQKIAKKRNIGRKIIDKIKNKIKKISSNK